The Struthio camelus isolate bStrCam1 chromosome 5, bStrCam1.hap1, whole genome shotgun sequence genome has a segment encoding these proteins:
- the ZNF106 gene encoding zinc finger protein 106 isoform X1, whose amino-acid sequence MVRERKCILCHIVYSSKKEMEEHMRSMLHHRELENLKGRDSNHECQVCRVTLVGLSAYAKHISSQLHKDNVDAHDREEEEKEEAEEEYLDKELIQLIKQRKERNRQTEPCCANQELECDDRRSQRRREERAAYKEREAYDQSSWHHHNPSQRDWKWEKDDYVSPRQGKFSHSLRNLNINRHPGGPRGRSGWHQNVSGNPSNRHNYGNSGNAWHPSGRGGGTSNWHHGARGRNPTWHSEGTGNFSSWNSKNYGGNWKSSPHCANGWDFRSAGDGYSLDPIKYNKERYTWQWQEKDTIDTVPYRDRNNRRESLDFTSDKLPPEGALDFGTSKQPDNKASRTSGKSGSPSRDKMYRWTPYPSQKAAEQQSWSEDNVSKTPEKTDSVFTPLTDSSMKVKTSESNAGLAKLKKREVPSHTNVIPDYLDSCKVMTDCSSGEKPDKDDGRSSRMPSLKSPLLNITDMKSSSQKQDTQNLLKNVKLLLSSTSGEQQNHLNALNLETKSFPSYASKPHSACAGNLQGNRDVLGSSLGEPVNNLSEAQQKHEELQCSRSLQNPHLSSCKDTSDQNMEEAGKVSPKSKFRLDSLEDVSDDELTGSDKSEARVEKLSSSVSSCLPCDTPEGKPAASEREDDEKSAVSAISSADKKDSVFQMESTSSPSSQDHLQVDLKTTQEGEGDEEHVKSRDHFEMEGFENPSDHELQKGGSQSLGLLLPDLSKLGLPASLQRDLTRHISLKSKAGTHLPEPNLNNARRIRNVSGHRRSETEKESGLKPTLRQILSASRRNVNWDQVIQQVTKKKQELGKGLPRFGIEMVPLVQNEQEGLELSEESDLSTLEGFQWEGISLAVPGSARKRSFSESSVIVDRNPPPYSFFSDQAKTKESEQRQIIASSHSHHSTSGYEASADIEADFKRETSSLPLSPFMSERTETSGRRHSLQVSSEVTGLTKQDQESPDKRTPLLEKQNVLEVSGEENTLASDGASVLAISNNVDAATDSSCTSGTEQNDSQGIGKKRRATGEGSSPEIPSLERKNKRRKIKGKKERSQVDQLLAISLREEELSKSLHSVDSSLLQARAALQAAYVEVQRFLVLKQQITMEMSALRSQRIQILQGLQGMRCHATAAETLDPSEQLEQLPCSVSTERRNSKSQMATDVIPAGSFLPLLDTLSPSAPPLGASVHVNSSLPFQSSASITPTTPPDSSVQVKREPVSPKISEENVNSVLQTSSCASQAEMVERKDEEISQKTSVCPVVSATVSLSELTACFQHANQDVHKPAAERGKAGLAKNPSPSHSPSGFSKREANETVTESFLPDQCSTSQPNHSVLPEMPMDKNPKLTAELCEQQTATTLIPTEKGNRRRRKLRKKKTLRAVHVPENSDTEQDIIDSKPIRKVKSGKFPKGEKVTTSTPPRQEDGGTTMQTARNKDENGSDTSLELVEIATPQYEVVDIGSSESGDEKPDSPSKRDSCSSIDQGVLEASCSGYDEVSSTSEIGTNYREDVKKSVAETQTSISSLRGSKNSSEASSEPGEDEEPTEGNFEGHLAAVNAIQIFGNLLYTCSADKTVCAYNLVSRKCVAIFEGHTSKVNCLLVTQTNGKNAALYTGSSDHTINCYNIKTKECMEQFKLEDRVLCLHSRWRILYAGLANGSVVTFSIKNNKQVDTFECHGPRAVSCLATAQEGARKLLVVGSYDCTISVRDARNGLLLRTLEGHSKTILCMKVVNDLVFSGSSDQSVHAHNIHTGELVRIYKGHNHAVTVVNILGKVMVTACLDKFVRVYELQSHDRLQVYGGHTDMIMCMTIHKSMIYTGCYDGSVRAVRLNLMQNYRCWWHGCSLIFGVVDHLKQHLLTDHTNPNFQTLKCRWKNCDAFFTSRKGSKQDAVGHIERHAEDDSRIDS is encoded by the exons ATGGTCCGAGAACGAAAATGCATATTGTGTCACATTGTGTACAGCtcaaaaaag GAGATGGAAGAACACATGAGAAGTATGCTTCACCACAGAGAACTTGAAAACCTGAAGGGAAG GGACAGCAACCATGAGTGCCAGGTGTGCAGGGTGACATTGGTGGGCTTGTCAGCATATGCCAAACACATCTCCAGCCAGCTGCACAAAGACAATGTTGATGCCCATgatagagaagaggaagagaaagaagaggcagaagaagaaTACCTTGACAAAGAACTCATTCAACTAATCAAGCAAAGGAAGGAACGGAACCG GCAAACTGAACCATGCTGTGCAAACCAAGAATTAGAATGTGATGATAGGAGATCACAGAGAAGGCGAGAAGAAAGAGCTGCTTACAAAGAGAGAGAAGCTTATGATCAGTCATCGTGGCATCATCATAATCCATCACAGAGGGACTGGAAATGGGAAAAGGATGATTATGTTAGTCCTAGGCAAGGCAAATTTTCACACTCTCTGAGGAACCTTAATATAAACAGACATCCAGGTGGCCCGAGGGGACGCTCTGGGTGGCACCAAAATGTTTCAGGAAACCCTTCAAATCGGCATAACTATGGGAATTCTGGAAATGCTTGGCAtccaagtgggcgaggaggaggaacATCAAATTGGCATCATGGTGCCAGGGGGAGAAATCCTACTTGGCACTCCGAAGGAACAGGTAATTTTTCTAGCTGGAATTCTAAGAATTATGGAGGAAACTGGAAATCTAGTCCTCATTGTGCAAACGGCTGGGATTTCAGAAGCGCAGGAGATGGATATTCATTAGACCCAATTAAATATAATAAGGAAAGGTATACATGGCAGTGGCAGGAGAAGGACACCATTGATACTGTGCCATATAGAGATCGAAATAATAGGCGTGAGTCACTTGATTTTACTAGTGATAAACTTCCTCCTGAGGGGGCCCTGGATTTTGGTACTTCCAAGCAACCAGATAACAAAGCCTCAAGAACCAGTGGAAAAAGTGGCAGTCCTTCCAGAGATAAAATGTATCGCTGGACTCCTTACCCATCCCAgaaagctgcagagcagcaatcaTGGTCTGAAGATAACGTTTCTAAAACTCCAGAGAAAACAGATTCTGTATTTACGCCTCTTACTGATTCATCAATGAAAGTGAAAACTAGTGAATCCAATGCAGGCCTCGCAAAACTTAAGAAACGGGAAGTACCTTCCCACACTAATGTAATCCCAGATTACCTTGATTCTTGCAAGGTAATGACAGACTGTTCTAGTGGTGAAAAGCCTGACAAAGATGATGGCAGAAGTAGTAGGATGCCATCACTGAAATCCCCTCTCCTTAATATCACAGACATGAAGTCTTCTTCCCAAAAGCAGGACACACAGAATCTCTTAAAAAATGTCAAGCTTCTGTTATCCTCGACTAGTGGTGAACAGCAGAATCATTTGAATGCACTGAACTTGGAAACTAAGAGTTTCCCCTCTTATGCATCGAAGCCGCACAGTGCGTGTGCAGGTAACTTACAAGGCAACAGAGATGTGCTTGGCAGCAGTCTTGGAGAACCTGTTAATAACCTAAGTGAAGCACAGCAAAAACACGAAGAACTTCAATGCAGCCGCTCCTTACAAAATCCTCACTTAAGCTCTTGCAAGGATACGAGCGATCAGAATATGGAAGAAGCTGGGAAAGTCTCTCCGAAGAGCAAGTTCAGACTAGATTCATTAGAGGATGTGAGTGATGATGAACTAACAGGGAGTGACAAATCTGAAGCAAGAGTTGAAAAGTTGAGTTCTTCTGTTAGTTCTTGTTTACCCTGTGACACTCCAGAAGGTAAACCTGCTGCCTCTGAAAGGGAAGATGATGAAAAAAGCGCTGTTTCAGCTATCTCTTCTGCTGATAAAAAAGATTCAGTGTTTCAGATGGAATCCACATCATCTCCGAGCAGTCAGGACCATTTGCAGGTGGACTTGAAAACTacgcaggaaggagaaggtgatgAAGAGCATGTGAAGTCACGTGATCACTTTGAAATGGAAGGTTTTGAAAATCCTTCAGATCATGAGCTGCAGAAGGGAGGAAGCCAGTCATTAGGCCTCCTTCTTCCTGATTTAAGCAAACTTGGCCTCCCTGCCTCTCTGCAAAGAGACCTGACACGACATATTAGTCTGAAGAGCAAAGCTGGGACACATCTTCCAGAGCCCAATCTCAATAATGCACGGCGAATTCGGAACGTTAGTGGCCATCGGAGAAGTGAGACTGAGAAAGAGTCAGGGCTTAAACCCACCCTCAGGCAGATTCTTAGTGCTTCCCGGAGGAATGTAAACTGGGATCAAGTCATCCAGCAGGTAACCAAGAAGAAACAAGAACTTGGCAAAGGTTTACCAAG GTTTGGCATAGAAATGGTGCCTCTTGTTCAAAATGAGCAGGAGGGTCTAGAACTCAGTGAAGAGTCTGATCTGTCTACTCTAGAAGGATTCCAGTGGGAAGGAATTTCCTTAGCAGTGCCTGGGTCAGCCAGAAAACGTAGCTTTTCTGAAAGCAGTGTGATTGTGGACCGAAATCCTCCTCCTTATAGCTTCTTCAGTGACCaagccaaaacaaaagaaagtgagCAAAGGCAAATAATTGCCTCCAGCCACTCTCATCACTCAACATCTGGGTATGAAGCAAGTGCTGACATTGAGGCTGACTTTAAACGTGAGAcatcttctcttcctttgtcaCCATTTATGTCTGAAAGAACTGAGACAAGTGGAAGGAGACATAGCCTGCAGGTGTCCTCTGAGGTCACAGGCCTCACAAAACAAGATCAGGAGAGTCCAGATAAGAGAACACCTcttcttgaaaaacaaaatgtattggaagtctcaggagaagaaaatacTCTGGCTTCAGATGGTGCTTCGGTTCTTGCAATATCTAATAATGTAGATGCAGCTACAGACAGTAGCTGCACATCTGGTACTGAGCAGAATGACAGCCAAGGAATTGGAAAGAAACGAAGAGCAACAGGA GAGGGATCATCTCCTGAAATCCCCAGTctagagagaaagaataaaagaagaaaaattaaaggtaAAAAAG AACGTTCGCAGGTAGACCAGTTGTTGGCTATCTCACTGAGGGAAGAAGAGTTAAGCAAATCCCTGCACAGCGTGGACAGCAGCCTCTTGCAGGCTAGGGCTGCCCTACAGGCAGCATATGTTGAAGTTCAACGGTTCCTTGTATTAAAGCAACAG ATCACCATGGAAATGAGTGCACTAAGAAGTCAGAGAATCCAGATCTTGCAGGGGCTACAAGGTATGAGATGCCATGCAACTGCAGCAG AAACACTTGACCCTTCTGAACAGTTGGAGCAACTTCCCTGCAGCGTCTcaactgaaagaagaaatagcAAATCTCAGATGGCAACTGACGTAATTCCGGCAGGCTCCTTCTTGCCTCTTTTGGACACTTTGTCTCCTTCTGCACCTCCATTGGGAGCGTCTGTCCATGTAAACTCATCATTGCCATTCCAGTCGTCTGCTAGCATTACACCCACCACTCCTCCTGACTCCTCTGTGCAAGTTAAACGAGAGCCTGTTTCTccaaaaatttcagaagaaaatgtgaaTTCTGTGCTCCAGACCTCTTCATGTGCTTCACAAGCAGAAATGGTGGAGCGGAAGGATG AAGAGATCAGCCAGAAGACTTCAGTGTGTCCAGTTGTCTCTGCAACCGTATCGCTATCAGAGCTGACAGCTTGTTTCCAACACGCTAATCAAGATGTTCACAAGCCTGCTGCGGAGAGGGGAAAGGCCGGACTTGCTAAGAACCCTTCTCCTTCTCATTCACCATCTGGTTTTAGCAAGAGGGAAGCAAATGAAACAGTGACTGAAAGCTTTTTGCCAGACCAGTGTAGCACTTCTCAGCCAAATCATTCAGTCCTTCCAGAAATGCCAATGGATAAAAACCCCAAGTTGACAGCAGAACTGTGTGAACAACAGACAGCAACCACTCTAATCCCAACAGAAAAAgggaacaggaggaggagaaagttaaggaagaagaaaactctGAGGGCAGTCCATGTGCCGGAGAACAGTGATACAGAACAGGACATAATTGACTCAAAGCCCATCAGGAAAGTCAAGAGTGGAAAGTTCCCTAAAGGAGAAAAGGTTACTACATCCACTCCTCCAAGACAGGAGGATGGAGGTACTACTATGCAGACAGCAAGAAACAAAGATGAGAATGGCAGTGATACTTCTCTGGAACTAGTGGAAATTGCAACCCCTCAGTATGAGGTGGTTGACATTGGTTCATCGGAGTCGGGTGATGAGAAACCAGACAGCCCATCCAAGAGGGATTCATGCAGCTCCATTGACCAAGGAGTCCTAGAGGCATCTTGCTCTGGTTATGATGAAGTCAGCTCCACCAGTGAGATTGGTACGAATTATAGGGAAGATGTGAAAAAAAG TGTGGCTGAGACACAGACTTCCATATCATCACTAAGAGGATCAAAGAACTCTTCAG AAGCGTCTTCAGAGCCAGGTGAGGATGAAGAACCTACAGAGGGGAACTTTGAAGGACATCTGGCTGCAGTGAATGCTATTCAGATTTTTGGGAATTTGTTATACACCTGTTCAGCAGACAAAACTGTTTGTGCCTACAATCTGGTT AGCAGGAAGTGTGTAGCCATCTTTGAAGGACACACTTCAAAAGTGAACTGCCTCCTAGTCACTCAGACAAATGGGAAGAATGCTGCGCTCTACACTGGCTCAAGTGACCACACTATCAATTGTTACAATATCAAG aCCAAAGAATGCATGGAACAGTTTAAATTGGAAGATCGAGTGCTCTGTTTACACAGTAGATGGCGGATCCTTTATGCAGGGCTTGCAAATGGCAGCGTGGTTACTTTCAGCATAAAG AACAACAAGCAAGTTGATACCTTTGAATGCCATGGCCCTAGAGCAGTGAGTTGTCTAGCCACAGCTCAGGAAGGAGCACGCAAGTTGTTGGTAGTGGGCTCCTACGACTGCACCATCAGCGTGCGAGATGCTCGGAACGGGCTGCTCCTCAGAACGCTCGAGGGTCACAGCAAGACGATACTCTGCATGAAG gttgTGAATGATCTGGTATTCAGTGGCTCCAGTGATCAATCTGTCCATGCTCACAACATTCAT ACTGGAGAGCTGGTACGGATTTATAAAGGCCATAATCACGCAGTAACGGTTGTGAACATTCTGGGGAAAGTGATGGTGACCGCCTGCCTAGATAAATTTGTTCGTGTTTATGAACTACAG TCACATGACCGCTTGCAAGTCTATGGAGGCCACACAGATATGATCATGTGCATGACCATCCATAAGAGCATG atCTACACTGGATGCTATGATGGTAGTGTCAGAGCTGTGAGGCTTAATCTGATGCAGAATTATCGTTGCTGG TGGCATGGATGTTCCCTGATCTTTGGAGTTGTGGACCATCTGAAACAACACTTGCTAACTGACCACACCAATCCAAATTTTCAGACCCTAAAGTGTCGTTGGAAGAACTGTGATGCTTTCTTTACTTCCAGGAAAGGTTCCAAGCAG GATGCTGTAGGACACATTGAAAGACATGCTGAGGATGACAGCAGGATTGACTCATGA